A stretch of DNA from Triticum dicoccoides isolate Atlit2015 ecotype Zavitan chromosome 2A, WEW_v2.0, whole genome shotgun sequence:
TCGACTCCTTCGCCGCCCTCTGAAATCCTCCACCTCCAAATGCTTCCTCCATTCCCCGCGGCGACGTAACCAACCAGCCGCCCGCCAGCCAGACGACGACGAGCATGACGGGGAAGAGGATATGTGGAGCCCGGCTACCAGCCCCTCCGGAGCCCATCTCGTCGATACCCTGAATGACGAAAAGGGCGGCCACGGATGGGATCCACCCAATGGCGACGGCGCAGAGGAGGGAGAGCAGCTCCAAGAATACGAGGTGGGTGAGTGGGATCCACCTGCCAGCCCGTCACGAGCGCAGGCCCAGGAACAGCTTcgacaagaggaggaggaggaggaggaagaagatgaagacggCGGGGACTGCCCGTGGCTGGACGCGAGCTACTTCTTGCGAAGCCAAGAAGGGGCAAGCACCAACACCACTGCAGAAATGGAAGAAATTCTCGCCTTTGCGAAGAGCCCAGTGGCGGCGGACGGCCCTGGGCTCGCTGGGTTCTTGGCTGGTTACAGCCGCGGTGCACTCGACGAGGACGAGTGCGTGgagttgatgaggaggatgggTGAGGAGCGCCTGGCGTTGGGGTGCCTCCACTTGTTCCCGTGGATGCGGGCGCCCGAGGAGCGGCCGATTTCGTTGTCGCCGCAGGCATGGTTGGTGGCTCTCGTGGTGCTTGGACGGGCACGGATGGCCGATGAAATCTTGGAGATTCTGGGAAGTTTGCCGCCGGAGAGGGGATTTCGTGAGGCGGTTCTGTACAATGCTGCAATGTCTGGTGTTGCCTACTGTGGAAGGTGAGCACTGTCTTGATTGGTGTGACAGAGAGTGATGAGTGATCATATTAGTTTCATTCATGCTATCACTTTTGCAAGATTACTTAGGAGTTAGTAGTTACTTATTGACCGACTTAGATCGAAGTGACTTTTATCTACTTCCCTATTTCTAAATGGCATTTCCATTAACCTTTTCCTACATTACAAAAGAAAAAGGATTGAGCATATTGTTAGTTATTGATCAACAGAGGATCCAAGTCAGTTTGATTTGCTCTGCTATCTGTAAATTCTTTGGTATGAACTTCATCATTATCTTGGGATGCAAATTAAGAAAACTACGAGCAACATATTTATAATAGATGTGCTAGCATGAGAATTGTTCATTGATAGGTTTGCATAGTTTCAAGTCTTTATGGTTTTTGCTCTGTCCTAACTAAGCATGAACACCAATGGAGATTCTAACATGCTACATTTCTTCTGTGGTAAGCTATGTATTATTTGGTGTGATGAACATTTTTCTACTCGCTCCAGATATGATGATGCCTGGAAAATATTCGAGAGTATGGAGAAGAACAATGTCCAACCTGACCACATAACATCCTCGATCGTGTTAATGGTAATGAAGAGGCGCAAGGCATCAGCCAAGGATTCATGGGAGTTCTTCCAACGAATGAACAGAAAAGGTGTCAAGTGGAGCTTGGGTGTCTCTGCTTCTCTAATTAAGATATTTTGTGATGAGGGGCTGAAGAAAGAAGCTCTTATCTTCCAATCAGAAATGGAGAAGAGAGGAATTCCGTCAAACACGAGCATTTATAACGCAATAATGAATGTATATTGCAAATGCAGTCAAATTGAAGAAGCTGAGGGGCTCTTTGCTGAGATGAAAGAGAGAGGCTTAAAACCAACAAGGGTGACTTATAATATCCTTATGGATGCTTACAGTAGAAGATTGCAGCCAGAAGTTGTTGAATCGTTACTTCTGGAGATGCACGATTTGGGATTTCAGCCAAATGCTAGGTCATACAACTGCCTCATAAGTGCCTATGGGCGGCAGAAAAAAATGATCGAAAAGGCTGAAGATGCTTTCCTGAGGATGAAGAAAGGTGACATCAAGGCAACATCTTCCTCGTACACATCACTGATTTGTGCATATGCAGTGAGTGGACAGTATGAAAAAGCTCACACTGCATATTTAGATATGAAAAGAGAAGGACTTAAACCTTCCTTAGAAACATATACAGCTTTGCTTGACATATTTAGGAGGGCTGGTAACATAGAGAAGTTAATGGAGACATGGAAATCAATGACCGATGAAAAGGTTGGATGCACTAGAGTCACATTTCACATGGTACTTGATGGTTTGGCGAAACATGGGTTGTATGTTCAGGCAAGAGATGTAATATGTGAGTTTGGAAACATAGGTTTACCTCCTACGGCGATGACCTACAACATATTGATGAATGCTTATGCAAAGGGAGGACAGCATTACAAATTGCCCCAACTCCTGAAAGAGATGTCTACTCTGGAACTAAAACCAGATTCAGTTACATATTCTACAATGATATACGCATATGCTCGCGTCCGCGACTTTTCGAGAGCATTCTATTACCACAAACAGATGGTTCGAAATGGACAACTGCCTGATGCTAAGTCATACAGAAAGCTGTTGAATACCTTGGATGTGAAATCTGCAAGGGAAAACATAAAGGATAAGAGTGCCATTGCAGGAGTTGTAAAAGGAAAATCTAGCTTAAAGCATAGGAAGGAAAAGAAGGATGAATTTTGGAAGAACAGTAAAAGGAGGTCTATGACCCAAGTTAATGGATACCAGAGAAAAAGATTTTTGTGATGTTTTACTAAGTGCAAGTTTCATTGTCTTTACAGTACTCATACCTTATGTTATACCATGGTCTCCACGCTTTAATTCTCTTGAATTGTTCAGGATTTTAGGTCAGAAACTATGAAGCGTGTTATTAATTCCATAAAAATTCACTTTGACTGTCTGACTTGTTTCATGATCTGAATACACTTGATTTTGCTTTTTAAATTGCTTGAGCTTGAATAATATCCAGTTAAATGAACTTCAGATGTTTGTTATTTTTATCATGAGAGGACTTCTAAACTGCTCTTTTAGGCTTTCTGATGTTCAAACTAGAATATGATACAATGAAAAGATGCCATTTGGATCTTATgaacagattatgttttctttttGAATCAAAGGGAAAATCCCCAGTTCCATCCAGTTTTATTTTTGCAGCTTCGTCGTATAGAGGAAGATAATTTTGGTTTCAATCTGCACATTCCCTATTTCCTAATTAGACAGGAGAATTTgtaatctttttttttcttttgagaaaagGCAAAGGCCAGCTTTTTTATAGAACACTTAACAGAGGTCCCCACCGGGGGTTTATATTCTTTTTTTCACTATTGTAAACAAAGACGTGAGAATGTCATTTCTCCTACAAGAACACCAGCTACTGTATTGTTGCACAGTACACATTGAGATTGTTTTCACTTTACTAttccctctgttcacaaatataagatgttctacatatttcaatatggactacatacggactaaaatgagtgaacaaacacattaaaacgtgtctatatacatTTGATTCAGAAAAATATGAATGAAGGGAGTATTACACAGTACACATCGGCCTCATTTGAATCCATATGGTTCCAGGGATTGCTTTCCTGTTGCCATTGATTTCTTACAGTCATGGTGGAAAGTCCAGCAATAAGGCAGTTTTCGTTGATGTAATCTTCAAGGTACTCCTTTTTTGTGCTACTCATTTCACCAAACCCATCAATTTCTTTACTTTCAATTCCCATTTGAGACCAAGAGCCTTCTAATCTGCTGGAGGGTCAACCATGATCGATTTGAGACCAACATCTCTGCATCCATGGCTCTTTGCCAAAATGCTTCTTTCTTTGTTTCATATAGAGTTGTAGGCTCCTCTATTCCCAACATACACAAATTGTCATATTCGAGGTCTAGCTCAGAGGGAGACGTGTTATCCAGCAAATTCCTGAACGGAACTGCTCTGCACACTATGAATGATATGCACGACCATTGCACGATGCCCCATCCTGCGGTGCGCAGCTGTTTGGTGCCATGCATGGACGGCTTGGTAGGCTTGTCGTCCAAAAAATCGTCTGCAGAGCTCATTCCTGAATGTTACGGTAACCTTGTGGTCCAGCACTGAACTCTCTGGGCTCACGTCATACCCACCCATTATGCCAGGTTGTGGCACCGTTGGGGTTGACGGGGTGCTAGGAGTAGCCTCAGCTGCAGTTCCACTTGCTTCTGCTTCTGGTGTGTAAGAACATCTCCGTCCGTCCCCCAGGAAGCCCCAAGGAGCACTTTTTGGGCGCGGGTGGACGAAAAAAGTCCCACTCACATCCTCACGAGCTCGACTAGCGCCGGATTTGGCTAAATTTTGGCCGTGAACCCACCCCAAACCCAGGATCCTGGGGAGCTGGGAAGGAGAGAGACGGTTTTGCATGTCATTTGACCCACCGTCAGCCTCCCACTCTCTCTCTCCTCACTTTTCCTCCGGGGCCCACCCACGCACCAACTCCCAAACTGCCCCCACCCCCCACCCACCCAGCAAAATTAGCGCCGGCAAATCTTCATCTGGCGCAAAAATCGTCTCAGGGGAGGGGGGTGAGGGGcataacggctggagatgctctaacatgaagTCTTCTCCTTCTCTTGCCCACCAACTCCCACGCCTGTGCAGAACGCCTGGGGGCTCAACTACTGGGAAACTCCCCGCCCCACCCACCCCCTCACCCNNNNNNNNNNNNNNNNNNNNNNNNNNNNNNNNNNNNNNNNNNNNNNNNNNNNNNNNNNNNNNNNNNNNNNNNNNNNNNNNNNNNNNNNNNNNNNNNNNNNNNNNNNNNNNNNNNNNNNNNNNNNNNNNNNNNNNNNNNNNNNNNNNNNNNNNNNNNNNNNNNNNNNNNNNNNNNNNNNNNNNNNNNNNNNNNNNNNNNNNNNNNNNNNNNNNNNNNNNNNNNNNNNNNNNNNNNNNNNNNNNNNNNNNNNNNNNNNNNNNNNNNNNNNNNNNNNNNNNNNNNNNNNNNNNNNNNNNNNNCACACACCCACCCACCCAGCAAAATTAGCGCCGGCAACTCTTCATCTGGCGCAAAAATCGTCTCGGGGGAGGGGTGAGGGGCATAACGGCTAACATGAAGACTGCGGAGTGTGCTCAGATCTCATTGTTGCCTCCAATGGTTAAAGTGGTTAGGATAGTTTCCGATCGAAATTGTTTCTGAATCTGGTTTTATAGGgtatcataagaatttttttacatCGAAACACAATTTGATCTGAGTCCAACCGATAGGATGCAGTATATGATATGGTATTACTAATAGGtaattgcttcaaaagaaaatgtgATTGAAGTATGACCAAATTAGAAAGGTTTAAGCATACAAGTCAATTGTTTAATATTGCTACATAAAATAAGTGTTTTAAATTCTTCATTAGCAGATAAGATACATACATTCAGGAGTCTTTAAAATCACTAGCAATGTTGTCAGATATGAGCATTCAAGGTACTTGGCCATCAAATTGGTGCACACAAATGTAGGAACACAGTCGTCTAACCTATCGCTGAGTATTTCATGAGGCGAAGGGGAGTTTAGTAATTCAGGCTCCAGATAACCAATATAAATCTTCATCAGGTTCAGAATGCAACGATATATTATAAACTAAATCCTCTAGCATCACGTATATTTCATCTCTCTCTGGATGATTCCGGTCTTCCACGAGGAATACATGAACTATATCTTTCAGTTCAATCCAACTGCACCCTGGTTCCTTTTTCACATCGAGACTTCTCAATCTTGTTCTTACCTTCACAACATCTTCCCACTTCCCCAATTTAGCATAGATATTAGACATGGCAACATAGGCAGATATATGCTCTGTGCCCATGCAAAGCAACTTCTCAGCAACTTTCTCACCCATCTCCAAGTCCATCGAATACCAGCAGGCAGTGAGTAAGGCTCCCCATACCACTCTATCTGCTGGCACAGGCATTTCAGAGATGAACTTCTCAGCTTCTCTGATACGTCCAGTCCGACCGAGAAGATCGACAGCACAGGTATAATGCTCCACAGTTGGTACTAGTCCATAGCTTTCCATAGAGTGGAAGAACCTCATCCCCTTGTTAACTAAACCAGCACGAGCACTAGCCATAAGGAGGCCCAAAAAAGTGATCTCATTGGGATTGATATGATGCTTCAACATCCTCCCGAATTCTACTATAGCTTCCAGCCATTGACCATTCTGCGCAAGCCCATTGATGAGTGATGTCCAAGAAGCGACATTTGGTGATGCAATGCAACAAAATGCGCTACGTGCATCACTGACACACCCACATTTCAAGTACATATCCACAAGGGCTGTCCCGACATAACTATTGGACTCGAATGGAGTCTTGCAGAGGTGAGCATGAACCATTTTGCCTTGCTCAATAGTTCCAACAGCAGCACAGGCGTGCAATAGAGCAGGGAATGTTGACGGGCTGCATACAATTGGCAATCGACACATGGCCACAAATAGTTTTAGAGCTTCTGAAGGATGATCATTCTGAACGTAACCAGAAATCATAGAATTCCATGTTATCGTGTTTCCTTCATCCTTAATTTGCTCAAATAGCTTCAGTCCATCCTCCAACTTCCCATTCTGTAAAAGAACTGACATCATGGAGTTTAAGGTCACGATATTTCTCCGAGGCATCTTTTCAAACATCCTCTGACAATCATCTAGTCTCCCTTCAATACCATACAGTTTAATCATCAGATTGTAGGAACCCGAATCATGCTTTGGCATCTTCTGGAAAACTATCTTTGCTTCCTCCGTCCTATGCATTGATATAAGCCCCCCAATCAATGCATTGGATGTGATCAAGGACGGCTTTTCCAGGTCGCTGTAAACCAGCAAGGCATCACCAACAGCATCAGAAGTGCAGTAAAGATCCACAAGAGCACTGGTGATTAACTTGTCGGTATCAAACCCGCTTCGAACCAAACAGCTATGAACGGATCTCCCAAAATCCAACGCTCCCATCTTTACGCAGGCCCTCAAAACACTGTCGAAAGTGAATTCATTCGGCCTCACTCCATCATCAGCTAACATCTGAACAAATAACCAAATCGCTCTGCGACAGCACTCGCCCGCTCCTCGTGCATGGCCCGATATAACAGCGGTCCACGCAAACACGTCACGAGGCGCAGGCATCCTCTCGAGAAGACCCAGGGCGTCATCCGGCAGGTTGAACCTCACAAGCGCGACGACCATCGGGCTCCACATTCGCTCATTCCTCGGATGAAGGGACTCGAAGAGCGTGTGAGATGCGCGCAGATCAAAGCACGAGGAGTAGAAGTCGAGCAGAGAAGGCCCCACGACCTCGAAGCTCTCAGACCCGGACTTGACCACCTGGCAGTGCACCTGTGCCCCTACCCGAAGGAGGCGGCCGCGGGCACAGGCGCCAAGCACCGACGCGAAGGTGGCCTCGCTGGGGCTTACCCCCGAGCGGTGCATGCGCGTGGCGGCGTCGAGCGCATCCAGTACGCTCCCGCGCCGCGCGTGGCCTGCGACCATGGCGTTCCAGGTGACCACAGTCCGGCGCGGCATTCCGTCGAACAGCCTGCGCGCGGCCGCGGTGTCGCCGCTACTGAGCAGAGCAGTGAGCCGCATGTTCTGCGTGGTGACGGACGCATCTTCGTCAGGCTGGGTCGACGAGTGCCGCGGTGACAGCCTGCTTGCGGGGGTAGCCGGCGGTCTTGGTCTGCACAAGGCGAAAGGTCTGGACCTCGAGAGCATGCGGTAGTCTCGCTAAGGCTTGGAGGGCGCTGCGTGGTGTCGAGTTAGCCGTGCGGGCGTAACTTCTTCTCTCAAGAAATAAAGAGTATAATTTTCGTCCTCGATCCCACGTAAATGGTCTCTCAACTTTAAAACCCACAAACCTTAGTCCCTCAATTATTGATACCGAATTTTTTCATCACTCGAGTAAATCTGGATGCTTTCATGAcatgaatttttttttgtttttgctgaaGTGCTGACATGATTTTGACTATACATCGCCACATCATCGTCCATCTCACCTTTCTTTTCTAGCCTGCTCCAACTTCATCAGCTAGTTGTCGAGCACAGCGACGTGTCACCTCATGCTTGACTCCCCGGTAGATCTTTTGCCTCTCTTCTTACTCTAACGTGATCGCTAGGACACCACCCATTCCACCCCTGCACCTAGCGCTACGACTCGTGCAATTGAGCAGGAAATCATCCTCGGAGCACATCAGGCCCGTCCGCCGCGCCGGACCTTGCCAATGCCACCAACATAGCCCTCCTCAATTTCTCCTCCTTGCGCCATTCGATTCTAATCATTGTGCGTTTCTTCTTCCCCGAGACTCTCACATTCTCGTCTTGTATAGAGAGAACACGAGTGATGCTTGTTTCACGCCGTCGTCTCTTGTGCACACAACAACCTTGACGAGCCAAATCCCCATGTGCAGGCGTGTAAACCACACAGAAGGAATCAATGCAGGAGGCCCTAAGTCACCGACACCCAAATCGTCTTCTCCGACTCTGCTGACCACCACCACATCATGATCGATCACCTCCTCCAGCAAACTCTGAATCTCCTTGTCGGCTTTCCTAAGGTTGATGTGGTCCTACCGAAGCCCCGTGTGTCCTACCCGAACAGCCCCTCACCCTTGAGCTCACCCATCGTAATCACATCTAAGGAGGCTTACATGCTCTAGGTAAGCCCCCTGTTGGGTATCCCCTCTTCCCAAGCCTCCCAGTGGGTCTAGTTTGATGCCCGCATCACGCCGCCCTTCACTGGAAAGTTTTCACGGTGAAACTTCGGCCATCTCGCGTGCCCATGCTTGCTTCCCCAGCTACGCAACTCTCCCCGTTAACTCCCGCCTTGACCGCCGTGCCCTTGACCGCCGTGCCCACACACTCGCTGGCATTCCTCGATGCTACAAAATGTGACTCAAGTACCCCCGAGGCACCCTGGCACAGTCGGAATCTCAGGGTCTACACACAATTAGAAGACGCCTGATGGGCTTTATGCAAATTTGCACGAGCTTACTCCCTAACCGTTGGATCTTCAGCAGGTGCCCCCGGAGGTTACATAGTCGCTCTTCTAAAATGTGCAATGAAATTAAGTTGATAGACAAGGGCGTGTAAAATGGTCGATAATACAGATCTTCTCTTATGGTTCCATGTCATGTAGAAAAGCCAAAAGAACATGTTATAACAACACATTGTATCTCAACATTATCTCCAACACCCCATCTATCAACGAGTGCAAGGAGTATGTGCCTGTGCGCGATGAGGGCTTGCCAGATCAATGCCAAAAGAAAGTGC
This window harbors:
- the LOC119354895 gene encoding pentatricopeptide repeat-containing protein At5g50280, chloroplastic-like — its product is MAVASHPLLSCSFSVASPNQPILRLLRRPLKSSTSKCFLHSPRRRNQPAARQPDDDEHDGEEDMWSPATSPSGAHLVDTLNDEKGGHGWDPPNGDGAEEGEQLQEYEVGEWDPPASPSRAQAQEQLRQEEEEEEEEDEDGGDCPWLDASYFLRSQEGASTNTTAEMEEILAFAKSPVAADGPGLAGFLAGYSRGALDEDECVELMRRMGEERLALGCLHLFPWMRAPEERPISLSPQAWLVALVVLGRARMADEILEILGSLPPERGFREAVLYNAAMSGVAYCGRYDDAWKIFESMEKNNVQPDHITSSIVLMVMKRRKASAKDSWEFFQRMNRKGVKWSLGVSASLIKIFCDEGLKKEALIFQSEMEKRGIPSNTSIYNAIMNVYCKCSQIEEAEGLFAEMKERGLKPTRVTYNILMDAYSRRLQPEVVESLLLEMHDLGFQPNARSYNCLISAYGRQKKMIEKAEDAFLRMKKGDIKATSSSYTSLICAYAVSGQYEKAHTAYLDMKREGLKPSLETYTALLDIFRRAGNIEKLMETWKSMTDEKVGCTRVTFHMVLDGLAKHGLYVQARDVICEFGNIGLPPTAMTYNILMNAYAKGGQHYKLPQLLKEMSTLELKPDSVTYSTMIYAYARVRDFSRAFYYHKQMVRNGQLPDAKSYRKLLNTLDVKSARENIKDKSAIAGVVKGKSSLKHRKEKKDEFWKNSKRRSMTQVNGYQRKRFL